The Acipenser ruthenus chromosome 54, fAciRut3.2 maternal haplotype, whole genome shotgun sequence DNA window TCCTGTGGAAAGGCTAAGGAAGCTCTAAAGATAAAATCTCCGCTACCTTCCCCTGCTGAACCTATAACAAGAGAATATCTAAACCCTCATCACTTTGAGACCTTCTTCAAAACCTTGAGTTCCATGAAAGATGAAGGTTTTCTCTTGGACATCACCATGTCTCTGGGAAGTGATGCTTATAAAGTTCACTCCTTGGTTTTGGCAGCTGTGAGCCCTTCAGTGTGCAAGTGGTTCAAATCTGGAGGATTAGATCACACATTTTCAGAGACAGTGGAACCTGCTGCCATGTTCTTAGATGATAAGATGACCCAGCTGGGAATTAAAGCTGTAGTAGACTTTGCGTACACCGGGGATGTTCATATAGATGGTAGCAATTCCATAGTGGAGGTTCTGGAGGCTTGTAGCTGGCTAGAGGTAGACCGGTTATCCCAAGCTTGCAGCTGGATCCTAGACCCCCCTCAAGAAGAGAAGACCTACCAGCCCTCGTCCTCCAGGGAAAGGCAGGAAACATTCCGAGCCATCCAAGATCTTTGGGAGAAAGGAATAGGCTGTGATGTCAGGGTACAGTCAGATGGACACAGCTTTAAAGGTAGGGCAGAGGTTGTGTCCTATAGCGGTGAAAAGAAAATTAAAGAATTTCATAAATCGTGCCAGCAAGTTAATACAACTTCAGCTCAAGGACACACTCATTAGGGTTTAGTGGATTAAACCAATGCTTTGGAATGTTTAGGCGTCTCGTGTAAAAGCAATTTTCAAAAGTGTCTTAAGCACTTAGATGTCTACAccccttaagctgagggaactttgtggcttggaacttgatttcaggagactaggtttcaggccacagCTTGGTACAcaaggggagacttggggtttgatacaggaaagttgtctcaaactaggtctcccaatatcctggaaccaggtttcaagccactgttcctgaaaaaagtgactttgtgttccctcagctttagtaaCGTTGAAAATCAAGCCTGATCTATCTAAAACAAAAGTGTTACTTTagacatataaaaaatatattcacttttaaaaatgatattgccaAGACCAGTGGGCGCAGTAGACAAGCAAACGTTAGATACAGAGTAAGtatattaatacatttactgTGACAAGGAATTGtccaaaaactattttaaaagaagGCTAACAATATATagtagtgttcaaaagtttggaaacaacaaatgatttacataaGACTAGTGGGGATTGTTgtccatttttcctcactcaaaccccttacttactaaatatctcggTATCcctaaatacacatttttatctttcaaaatatgctaaatattttaatgggcAAGACATATCAAAAGTAGAATAGTAATAGTACCTCAGAATGTTCTCATTTTTTTatgaaagcagtacaactggggatggggagtttgttgccagataacttcCATCAGACTacttcactaaatatcttggtatccccgAATAGATTATTGTCTTCTCTTAAAAAATATGGttaggattttaatgagcagtcCATCTCACAggttcagtggtaccctaaatatgaatATATGAATTTGTGAACAATGatgaatgactgggtggagcatttgttctctGTTTTACCCAATAATGATTGGTGAATGACAAGACTTCTACAATATTCAATGTAGTGCTGCCCTTGGCAAGTCCTCAGCCAGAAACCTGAGAGTAAAATGAAGAGAACATTTCATACCCAGTCATTCCAcattggtagtaagtggatcataCTTGGGCTACCATATCACTTGTATAtatagtaagcaaggggtctgagtgaaaaaaaatgggcaatacaattcCCACActtagtcttgctgtaaatcatgtgTTGTTGCCATAATTAGTGCCGGTACTGCATTTGGTACCATTTTATCCCCTCTTCTCCAGCCCATCGTGTGGCCCTAGCTGCCGGAGGAGAATTTTTCCGAGCCATGTTCTCCAGCGGTATGAAGGAGTCCCTGGAGACCACTGTCCACCTCCCCTGTCTTTCCTCCCCtgtcctctcttctctccttcgATTCATCTACTCAGGGGCAGTCCTGCTGAGCTGGGGCAATGTCTTTGAGATCACCGAAGCGGCTCTGCTGTACCAAGTCGGAGGCCTCCTGCAACTCTGCTTGGACTTCCTTCAGATAGAAATTAATGAAGAGTACTGCTTAGACTGCATGGCTCTTGCTGAAGCCTACGATCTGGTGGAACTCAAGGACTTTGTGGAGCTGTACATTCTGAGCAACTTTGAGCAAGTTGCTTCAGTTCCTAAGTTTCAGGATCTTACTGAAGTCCAGCTTGTCTACTTTCTGGACAAGGACTCTCTTTGTGTGACCagtgaggtatatatatatatatatatatatatatatatatatatatatatatatatatatgtaacactctgtgtatttaaatagtagttacatcataaatacatgtgtacttacacatatttacagtgttattatgcataattacaatgtacttaaagtgtaaatatatgtaagtgcacattgtatcagaaaagtgttagggttaggtttagagttaaggttagagttatatcatgcaagaaaatgtacacatttagtacactgtaactatgcataataacattgtagtgATGTGTACGTACACATGTATTAACTAAAAATAGCAGATATTtatttaaagcagaaaaaaataacattaccacattcaaaattgatatttttctctagttattatactattttcaccatcagtgaattatcagacaaaataaaaatattaataaaaaataacaacagacacatgaCATGTCCTCTTCTTGTACTGGAtagagtgatctttagcagaaatatttccgatctttgatgcaggagatgtcttttttgttgaagacattttaaagaaattaggCAGCCGTGTTCAATcctttaccagaagcaaactaaactggcagCCAGGCTCCTAAATgcaatgtaacaggcagtgtcactaaggcaaatgtttgctgtatttaattTTCAGTGATACAAATTATATATTTGCAccgttctttcagaaatgggaattttaatggggaactacatattacacggtaATGTGTAAATTACActgaaatcgtgaaatctgtgataactgtgaaaaaaacacagcCTTACTGATACCTTCTTATTGTCTGTAAGGTGGAAGTGTTCAAGATTGTCCTGCTTTGGGTTGAGGAAGACATGACCTGTCGTTTGAAGTGGGTGGAGGACTTGATGAAAAGAGTCAGGTTTCCGTTGATGTCTCCCAAAGAACTAAAGGAGGTCCAAAGAGCAGAGATCATGAGGACAAACCAGGGGTGCAAAGAACTCTTAAATAGGGCAATTGCAAGTCTCAGGCCTAAACCAGGAACCAAACCAGTTTCCTGTAAGCCACGAACTCCAAACCAAGTGCTGGTCCTGATTGGTGGAGATCATCTCAATAATGACTTCAGCAGGAGGCTGCCAAGTAATAGGCTCTGGTTCGCTCACAAATTCTTCAATGGTGTGGGCCTCGTTAAACACATAGATTGGAGGCCGTTGAGCACGATCCCAGATATCCCCAGGTTCCGACACGCTGTGGCGGTGCTCAACAACCAGCTCTATATATTTGGTGGCAGCTGGTACTACGGAGAGCGTGACATCTTAAAGTCTGTTGTAAGGTAAAAAGACTATGTTTATACAGGTATGCTTAGATTAGGATTATCTTGTTATTTCTAGTATTAAAGTACAATTAACTGGGTAATCCTAGCGATAACTAATAACTGCttataacatttatatatattattattattatttatttcttagcagacgcccttatccagggcgacttacaatttttacaagatatcacattattttttttacatacaattacttttttttttttttttttaataaaaaaattcaaaagtTTAATATGCAATTTATTAAACTTTGTTTTTTGAAACCTGTTTAATGATTGGTTAAAACACCCTCACATGACAGATTATAGTTTGCACTATAGCCCCTGATGTGTTTAACAACTGCCTATGTTCATATCATTTTTAACCTTTGGTTTCAAAAAGCAATATAATTCCCTATTAGACACGATGGGCcttattcataaaagtacttgctgactgccgtaataaaacagatttcgtttaaaactaacgaaagtcatccatattgctattcataaaatgatctgagcaaacGGACGACTGTCGTAAaacactttatgaatgggtataaggtcgttcaagaacgaaaatccgcctctttttgatgacatcatcagcattatcaatgttccctgggtggcgtcagtagctgttgcaaaaagaaaaatgggatccaccgacagtagcctactaccgaaacccgagtttgtagctgccagtcacgggcagtttgcaaaacctgattctgaTGCCCCTATCatgtctgccaaaaattcaggatatgtcataatttagaaaaaaagtatttttaaaataaatactttgtatttactttttgtttggcaacgctggtaaacacatttccataagcacacataagatttccattcttaactgcaggaccaaaaaaataaataaaaataaacaaaaagcacagtaggaaaacatttgaataatactgtatttctagtaataatcataatcataataataatcataataataataataataataataataataataataataataataaaccctgttTAAAGTAGGGAATCAATCAGtggtttatgtttatgaatcagtgaaagtttgTCGTcgtattgcacactgtacacaaaatggatcATTTTGTGGTGCGTgaaaaaaaagactccctttcGAACACTGATTGAGCCTCGCACTGAGCCTCGTTTTCTGtaataccaagcaagcccaaatttcccaccaaCTGCATCAacagcactggtatactgtatattgtaatgctccATGAAAATAAATAGGCTCACACAGGCAGTGCtcatccaaactgtttattgtgaacacaggtaaaagaaataaaaaggaccgctgtcagccgcggatcacggcaaagaaataataataatagaataactgtctattctcagtctctcccTTGCTCTctgcttcacagcgctgtttcaaaacGATTATGCAggagaatatgttcttgtgtgaatatatattaatattaaacattttccttcatataaagctacagaatttttttttttctcaaaataggcaatgttaatcacgggtatgtcaaactgtataacagagcaaatgtagtaataaaatatatgtctttaaaaaaaatagtctgccgaagctgtcgttagtttagacttgactgtagaaagcgttcaataactcctagttattgACAGCATTTTTCTGTccttcactcttatgaatagtaGGTTCatgctcaggaccgatgaaaactcTATGCTAACGCagtaatcgttaacctttcttTGAATTCGTTAAAAACttgccttcatagacgaaaatctTTGGGACTTAATGACACATCTGAATGATCTCTTATAGTTAAATTGTGTCAAAGTTCCTATTATAAACATAGAATTTGACATAAAAGCAGTTAGAAGTGTGTCATTTGGCAAACATGGAGTCATCCAGATTATTATATTTATCTATTAACAGATGTCCTTATctggggcgacttacagttgttacaaaatatcacattacagataagagcagttataaaatacaataaaatcagtactAAATGAGAggaaattcaaataagagtaacataaaaagtacagtaaataattacatttaagagcaaattcaactaagagcagttaaacttgtAGTAAAGGTATTATCTcataagagtaaaatcaattaCAGGATACAGAACATATGGTTATAATTAAGAACAGTactagaatacagcaaagtgtggagcagttaagttcaagaacaagatgatgcaagtactgatacaactggttgccatatagtccagtatagtcaaaAGTTGTGAGgtctacagatgctgtctgaacaggtgtgtcttgaggaggtgccaaaAGGTAGCCAGGGATtgagcagtcctgacatccgtgcGTATCCAAGAGGTAGACGCCatggttcttggtggatgaggagggagagaaggtGGTGGACTCAAGaagaatagagatagagagatcagcagtggggAAGGAAGAGGgggagaaaaggaggtctgatgtGAGTTTAAATGATGCGAGTGgagtaggaggagaaccaggcaagagcagtgccagagagccccaggtcagcaagggaggacaggagaatcgagtggtcgactgtgtcaaaTGCAACGGAgtggtcgaggagaattaggacagaggagagggaggtggcatgggcagagagtagagagttagtgacaaagagaagagcagtttcagtggagtgtgccgaGCTGAAAAAAAggattggagggggtcgagcagggtggtagttctggagggataagGGATCAAGAGAGggttttttaagatgggggtgatgcaatcctgtttgaaggcagagaggAAACAGCCAGCGTGTAGAAAGATGTTGAGATGAGAGGAAATGAAAAGGAGTAGAGCACAGGCAGCAACCTGGAAAAAGCTACGTGGGGAGGTGGTCCAGAGCACACGTGCTGGGTTTATGGCTGGAGCAGGGAGCACagatcagagtctgagagggtaagaaggagaaggagggtagattagtaggggttgcagagggtggggagtgagtgagcagaggagAGGCGGTGGGTGGGGAAGGTgaggtattgaagagtttgcgaatgtcagtgattttggaggagaagaaaggcaaagtcatcagccgaGATAGAGGAAGGTAGAAGAGGGAGGAgggctaaggagggaggagaaggtagagaaaagtttatggggaattgttagtggaagactgaatAATAGAGTGGTAGTAGGAACATTTGCCAGAGAtgtgaagaggaggaggaagagaagaGCGAGcaatagagatccaaggcagcagagagtttggttttcttccatttcttttcagcagagcgcagttcggTGTGTGCTGAGCGGAGTACGGTGCGTGCTGAGCGGAGTACGGtggagagccagggctggggcgGGCAGGTCAAGAGGTGAGGGGGCAAAGGGAGTCGAGGCAGGAGGTGAGGGACGAGAAGAAGAAGATGGAGGTGaatgagaaggagtcgatagaggAACGGTGCGAGAGAGAAGCCGAGGAAAAGACAGAGGTGAGAGAGAACTGAGGTTTTGATGGAAGGTGACAGCGGGTGTCGGTGAAGTAGGAAGGGATGGgagtgacagagagaaggagataaagTAGTGATCAGAGATATAGAGAGGAGTGACAGAGAGGTCGGGGATGGAGCAGACACTGGTGAAGACGAGGGCCAAGTGATGGCCCGCGGCgtgagtgggggtgggggggtgagaCAGAAGGCAAAGGAGTGAAGAAGGGGAAGAAACCCTGTAGAGTGGTtggggttggagaggtggatgttgaaCTCACATAATGGAAAAaacaggggtggagggagagggtAGGGAGGAGAAAAGGAAGTCAAGCTCTTCAAGAAAGTGAGTATGGAGTCCAGGAGGGTGGTAGAGAACAATGGTGAGGAGGCGTCAAGTAGAGGTGATTTCCACAGCGTGAAACTCAAAAGGTGctaacagtgagagagagagaggagagggcagatgggacagaaaagagcagggaggAAGAAAGCAGTTCCCCCACCCTGTCCAGGGGGGCGAGGAGagtgggacaggacatagagagaggaaagggTGGATGGAGTGGTGGAGTTATCAGGGTagatccaggtttcagtgagacaAGAGAGAGGTTAGAGGAAAGGAGCTTAACTCTCTATTGTGTACTTTGAGTTAATGGCAAGTCCCTAAAGATGTGTTAAATTTCTATGTTTCAGACCATTTTCCAGCCTTATGCCAGACCCCCGCCTCCCACATCTTTCGAGCCATTCCCGCAACCCATTCCCCTACATACACACATCatgcaccatgcaacccctgcacacacacacaaccacaccatTTACACTACCCACATTACACATCCCTGATCCCCCTAGGATTGCCAATATAtattcagtgtatatatatatatatatatatatatatatatatatatatatatatatatatatattgtaaaagaaccgcacccactcgggttcgttgcccctttaaaattagaCCCAGAACACAGATTTGGAGGTTAAGGCTCtcttgcgctatttttttttttttttttttttttttttaataacaaaaacaaaacaaacacctagctctttcttgagcactaactaaacacaataCTGGAACCTAAACTAACAAACAGAGCTaaactgtttacctgttaaaacaaaaatcaaaccaaaacagaacagttaaacaaaacaaaccacacaggtttaacactgaTCTGGAAAAGTTTTACACTACCTTTCCTTTTGTACGCTTGAGCACACAGACAAgtgggctctccacacagcagccctgtgcaggcTGACTGcgcctcttaaataccctgcacctggtcctaatttacaattactaccaggtgcaggggataattaacaataaaacaattaacaaatctaattaaacaataaaacaaaacaattaaactattaacaaaatgtgcatgcGCACATGTTTTATTCAgagaggattttaaccccctccctgctgcgttacaatatatataagaacataagaacataagaagaacataagaaagtttacaaacgagaggaggccattcagcccatcttgctcgtttggttgttagtagcttattgatcccagaatctcatcaagcagctttgaaggatcccacggtgtcagcttcaacaacattactggggagttggttccagaccctcacaattctctgtgtaaaaaagtgcctcctattttctgttctgaatgcccctttatctaatctccatttgtgacccctggtccttgtttcttttttcaagtcaaagaagtccccccgggttgacattgtctgtaccttttaggattttgaatgtttgaatcagatcgccgcgtagtcttctatatatatatatatatatatatgctgtatttTATCATATTTTCAGGTATCATCCTTCTCATGACTCCTGGGAGCACCTTCCTGACATGAATGAGAGTCGGAACTATTTTGCGGTGGTGTGTGTGGATGGGGCGATGTACGCCATGGGAGGAAACGTGGACAACACACACATCCTGGACTCTGTGGAGTGCTACACGCCAGGGGACAACACCTGGAGGTTTGTAATGTGAACTCTAGTGGAGTGGAGACTAAATACGCCATAATTGAGAACTGCGAGTTAATTCACATCTGCTccatgtcaaaaaataaataaataaataaataaataaataaataaataaataatatagtgaaggcagatgtactgtatatcacacTTTAGAGTGTTACTTATACAGAGGGAGAACCATTTCCAGGAATGAAACTCGATAAGGACATTCTTAAAAATGTTATTGAGAATGTATGTACAGCATATTAGTTCAGACCATCCAAGTGACTGGCATTTCACGGGTCAGACCTACACAATGACATTAAAACCTCCAGACCcgtgacagtcattgtacaacacaaaaaataaaactgatatgTAAGATTGCTGTTTGGATGACGTAAAAGAAAAacttgtcattatcaacatatgattgatgggttcttaattcaagttgcaaagtatagttttttaaattaatcaatgctgttgttttctttttcttttattgattcgaaGTGTAATCCTAATAAATTAGGTGAGATTAATCAAGTTCAATTTTCTTTTAAGGAAGATGAACCCTTgaattcccccctccccccctttaaagtgaatacatgtttactagcactgtcagttaagcctccaaatagcaatcgattaattagGCACATTAAATATAATCATTCAGAACAATATCGATTATTGTACCGCCCacaaaaatcccccccccccccccccccaccgagacgtgattattttaatatcattgcgggtcagtaaaagcttgtgcagaATAATGGAATGCGAGGGCTGATTAACAGTAATATAGCTTTGTGTGTGGTACTGTAGGAGTACCGGCATAAAAATGGTTTATCTAGAGATGTGCGAATCCGTTCCTTTGAAACTGGGTACCCGAAGAACCAGATACAAATATCAAGGATCTGGTTCCAGTAAGTGCtattatgtttttaatgaaactgattattaaaaaacataaagcAATGAAAATGATCAAAGACTTTTGATTTCTGTCATACTGTATATTTGCGTTTTGTTGTCCATGTTTTGGTATACTGATTGTGGCTGTGATGagtttgacttattttttgcAGTGTGATTGTTGTGGTCTTTCTAATGGTTTTTATGCTGACGTAGAACTGTAGCACTAGTGgttgtttatatgtatataagaTGCTCCCCTCCCCCTCTGCCCACACACTGACATATGGACGatgtttttctaaatagtttGGGAACTGGAATCAGACTCAAAATACCTGGTTCCAATGACAGATACCGGATTCCAACCAgattccaaaaatctcctcaAATGCAC harbors:
- the LOC117398350 gene encoding kelch-like protein 33 isoform X1, whose product is MDRNGLFRSYMLFLLVLIPFLQKPHSADSEASEKMSDRKNKEKEKVMSVRDRMGLFQTNNTTAPLRPNSGVSCGKAKEALKIKSPLPSPAEPITREYLNPHHFETFFKTLSSMKDEGFLLDITMSLGSDAYKVHSLVLAAVSPSVCKWFKSGGLDHTFSETVEPAAMFLDDKMTQLGIKAVVDFAYTGDVHIDGSNSIVEVLEACSWLEVDRLSQACSWILDPPQEEKTYQPSSSRERQETFRAIQDLWEKGIGCDVRVQSDGHSFKAHRVALAAGGEFFRAMFSSGMKESLETTVHLPCLSSPVLSSLLRFIYSGAVLLSWGNVFEITEAALLYQVGGLLQLCLDFLQIEINEEYCLDCMALAEAYDLVELKDFVELYILSNFEQVASVPKFQDLTEVQLVYFLDKDSLCVTSEVEVFKIVLLWVEEDMTCRLKWVEDLMKRVRFPLMSPKELKEVQRAEIMRTNQGCKELLNRAIASLRPKPGTKPVSCKPRTPNQVLVLIGGDHLNNDFSRRLPSNRLWFAHKFFNGVGLVKHIDWRPLSTIPDIPRFRHAVAVLNNQLYIFGGSWYYGERDILKSVVRYHPSHDSWEHLPDMNESRNYFAVVCVDGAMYAMGGNVDNTHILDSVECYTPGDNTWRFVHPLHMALYSHATAVWDGEIYISGGYDINNISLKSVSRYHPLQGCTPLAPMCNDRGGHVMEAIGSCLYVAGGLKQLCVGYSDQYLCESYDPLKDAWTPITNLPEAHVTPASTVLDGQIYILGGFCHKTYQDCQSIHRYEPQTDRWTNMGYMPQAYADMAACLLLVPTHLRQ
- the LOC117398350 gene encoding kelch-like protein 33 isoform X2, which produces MSDRKNKEKEKVMSVRDRMGLFQTNNTTAPLRPNSGVSCGKAKEALKIKSPLPSPAEPITREYLNPHHFETFFKTLSSMKDEGFLLDITMSLGSDAYKVHSLVLAAVSPSVCKWFKSGGLDHTFSETVEPAAMFLDDKMTQLGIKAVVDFAYTGDVHIDGSNSIVEVLEACSWLEVDRLSQACSWILDPPQEEKTYQPSSSRERQETFRAIQDLWEKGIGCDVRVQSDGHSFKAHRVALAAGGEFFRAMFSSGMKESLETTVHLPCLSSPVLSSLLRFIYSGAVLLSWGNVFEITEAALLYQVGGLLQLCLDFLQIEINEEYCLDCMALAEAYDLVELKDFVELYILSNFEQVASVPKFQDLTEVQLVYFLDKDSLCVTSEVEVFKIVLLWVEEDMTCRLKWVEDLMKRVRFPLMSPKELKEVQRAEIMRTNQGCKELLNRAIASLRPKPGTKPVSCKPRTPNQVLVLIGGDHLNNDFSRRLPSNRLWFAHKFFNGVGLVKHIDWRPLSTIPDIPRFRHAVAVLNNQLYIFGGSWYYGERDILKSVVRYHPSHDSWEHLPDMNESRNYFAVVCVDGAMYAMGGNVDNTHILDSVECYTPGDNTWRFVHPLHMALYSHATAVWDGEIYISGGYDINNISLKSVSRYHPLQGCTPLAPMCNDRGGHVMEAIGSCLYVAGGLKQLCVGYSDQYLCESYDPLKDAWTPITNLPEAHVTPASTVLDGQIYILGGFCHKTYQDCQSIHRYEPQTDRWTNMGYMPQAYADMAACLLLVPTHLRQ